CGTACTGTTGGTGTGTCGCCCCAGGGCCTGAACTTCAGAAGTCAGGCCTTGACGTACTGCTGGCTCATCGTACCAAGGCCTGAACTACTGAAGTTCAAGCTTGGCGCTATCATGGAGTGTCACACCAGACCCCTCCCACGAACCCCGACAAATTTTCAAGCTCGAATTAGTGCCCAAATTAGTTTAGAATTGAGAAATTTCTCCTAAACACTTCTTGATTCTCAAACTCAATACGAACACATGGAATTTTTCATACAATCCCTgttaaaatataacttttaccAAAGATTGACAACACAAAAGAATCAACAACCTCCATTGTTAAGGAATTGAACTCAAACTCAAGAACTACGCAAGAATCATTTAGATACAATGATTTCATGGATAAACTTTAGATGTATGGAGTAAGGACGAACAAGTCCAACACTATGAGAAGCCTTACATACATGAAAAGAGCAGTGTTTTTGGCGAAAATTGATAAATCTTGAAGAACGCTTGAAAACCTAGCTTTTCTCCTCTTGAAACCTCGCTCTAATTTCTGTAAGTGTTTAGGAACACGAAAAGGTGGTTTAGCATCTGATTAGACCCTTATTTGGGTGAAGAAAAATGTGGCCAGGCTtagaaggaaaaaggaaaagaccaaactaccATTCTAAAAACGATTGATGTGCCTTAAATAGAGAGACTTCACTCAAACGGGCAGAACTTTTGACTCTTAGCAATCGTGGCGGTGTTGGAAAGAAGACTCAAAGACCTTTAATTTGACAGGTCATAGACTACCTAACTCTTTATGTGCTAAAAGatatgatcgtttgaagttaacctaaaacaaaaaaaaataatggatgACTTGTACGAACTTCTCTTTAATTCTTTCGAAATCCAATGTGTTACAATTGAAATAAacccatttttaaaaaatctcaaaGTTATCTTAAAAACTCATATTGCCCTCGTTGAGTTGTGCATCAATTGTGTAATTGTATTGCCCAACCAAGGCAATCggcacttttttttttctgagaTCTATAAATCCTTCAACCGATCATGTTATTGTATAAACCCTTaaaccaatatttattttttcccttCTTCCTATGTGTAGGACAAAGGTCTAGATTTTCCATCACCAACCCATGCCAAAAGTCATGGGATAATACGTCATTCAGACCAACAGAAtccaaaaatatacatataaaatgagaTGGAATATATTCATCGTATCACattgtcttttcttcttttgggTTTCATGTGATGTTTAATATGTCgatattcatattaaaacttGATTATTTGAATTTGCGTGTTGCAATGCCTATTCTGCGAATGACACTCCTAACTAGATTTTTCATACACAAGACTAGAAAATGAATTTATTGGTTgcctttgtttttcttttacaatttttagcgcccaaaaaaataaatttatattaggtttttctaaaaatatagaagaaaaatgTTATTGCAAGGCTTTTTAGAAAGTTATTTATTCGATTGTTTCAGGAAATTGCTTGCATGAACTATTTACAAGTTAGTTACCTGATTTCAAGAAGCCATCGCAACATATTTATGAAAGTTACTAATAAACTAGTTGTTTAATTGCGAATTTCTTAAAGTAAAAAATGGCAGAAGTAGTAGTGAATATCCACAAACCACAATTTTGAGTATTCATAGCAAATTGTGAATATGGTATTTTCCATTATGAATCAATTTGAGTATATACTTACTTACCttacaatcatatatatatatacacacattcTTTCTGTCCAATAAAGCCGTGTAATATACTAAACAAAGGAAAAATCCTTTTGATCAGAAAATTTGGCCATAATTTGACCAGAATggtaaaataacatattcatactatAAACTAGATTCGTTTTGGATATTTTTACCCTTATAACTTTCATTCTCTTAaactaaaaatggaaaaaaaatactagtttatttataaaattaaaaaggtaTCTATTATAGACTTTTTACATTTctgacaaaaaaatttaatttagaaatcaaGAGTTCTGTGTGTATTTAATCCTTggtattaaatattaattatcatctaacacatttttcaaataattacatTTAAAGTCGATAAAATAATATCGTAATATTACCAATAGGGTAATGctaaatgactaaaaaaatTGGctagaaatttttaaaaagtttatgatattttttctgtttaaaactaaactaatcttttttctttttttagttaaattaaatgtttgaaaatattttaaaaggtaaaatatCATTCTTGCCAAAAAGATTTTTGGTtacccattttatttattatttcttaagcAGTGTGTCAAATTAATAATGGACAACTATTATTTCGGGAATAAGTAATTACCGTAACGATTGATTAATGTAAGTGAAAAAGCGAATGAAACTGTCTTTCCGCAAATCTAAGCATCCACACTGATTATTTGATTCCTTCCTTAATGCAATAATACTTTatgttaaaaagaataaattaaaattaaaggttACTCATTTGAACTATATATACAAGACAAATAACAAGAGTAGATACAGAAacaatatacacaaaaaaaataaggcaaaaagagaaagaaatagaGATGTCTGATTGGGGGCCCGTATTGATAGCAGTGGTGTTATTTGTACTATTGAGTCCAGGTTTATTATTTCAATTGCCTGGTAGACACAAAATAGTTGAGTTTGGGAATATGCAAACTAGTGGACTCTCTGTACTTGTTCATACTGTCCTCTATTTTGCACTCATTACTATCTTCCTTATTGCTATTGGAGTTCACATCCATACTGGCTAGCCTTTTATTCATgcaacttctttttttaaaaaaaaaaaattgatgtacttgtgtttctttcttatatttttgttacaATGTTCTATTTGGATGTTCGAATTAAATCATGTTTGTTGTggaatcttttttttcttgcttgtattgaattgaatttaagaaatattagAATTATTGATCCGTTTAAAATGTTATTTAGGCTTAAATAAGCTAAAAGTCGGATCATACTCTAAATCACATAATTTTTactaagttttaaaattttaattttatttttttataatttattaaaaaagatattCCCTTATATTATGGCTATAaaagttatatcaaattaaagaacatatttaaaaaaaaaaagattaaatttcttataaatCAATATGAGTTGCATATTCGCCCAGGGTGAAGTAAAAGCTCAAagtaagttttattttaaaaaaattagcagATTATTGCCTTGGTCAAATATAAACGAGTTGGACGAAGGATTTTGACACCCTAATCTTCACAAAAATAGATAGAATATCATTGAAAAAAATctgtaaataaaatataagagatGATTTTTTACAATAGCATTTTTCTAATTCAATTATACTCCCTTCTGTTCTATACTAGTTgatcattatattaaaaatagtttttctagATTAATCGATTAACTTATTAAATCAAAAGAAGCATTGTAAAGGTCCAAAGTTGGTAAGAGTTGAATTAGTAATTTTATCCTATTATTTATAGTTCcttaatatacaaataaaaaaaagggaaaattgtatataatagcaaactaataacctaaaataaatggagtagctagggtttgatttaattgtgctccatagctaACGGTTGCAAAAAaatgtcaggcgcctctctcccaaatatctcgctcgccactctcctccaatctctcgctcgcttcctcactttttatacaaacacaagtgtataaaaattgtttctaattgtataaagcagagaaaattatataaatacatatatttttgttcccctctctcccctctttcagatcttgctcgccactctcccaaatctcgctcgtcaccctcgcctttctcacttatacaaacacaagcgaaatgtataaattgtgtttatgtttgtataaagcgtgagaaaattgtatatacacatgcaagtacatatattttcgtcctatacacttataattatacaataaaaatactcctctgcccagtttcttttgcctttctctctttctcgttttatacaattttcaaattgtatccaatttctctctttctcgttttgtacaattcgattcaattgtatattccttgtcaaatctcttttgtctttctctctttctcattttatacaaattcaaattgtatataatcgttctatacacttataataatacagttcgttttatacacttcgtttttatacagttctctgcgcaagtatctttctctttcttgttttatacacttcgttttatacaatttgcttcaactgtatatgtatagcgaattatacagtttctatgcttgctatggagcacaattatgcaaattttgctataacatacaaatataaattttttatttgttatatgtgaaagttgtcctaAAAAAAGATAGTGAACTAATATGAAACTAAGAGTATATATTTTACTTCTTAATTCCAATCTTGGGCAAACAAATGCACGCACGTAAATGATCATTCAAATGTACGCACGTAAATGATCATTCATTCTTATACTTTTAATAGAAACCGAACGAGTGATCTTCTCCACTTTGaattgtcataatttttattagagTCAGACTATAATAATATTGACTAACattatatgatgtatttttttattatattaatatatatgtgGTTTACAATATTTTTCGTATcgttttttatataattaatttttttaattaatatatcaaattaatacaatttaatttaactttgagaattagtcaatttaatttttaaaaagtgtaaCATAAGAGAATAACTATCGGGATAACGATTTAAATTGGCTTCCTCTGGTCATAGTATTAAATGAGTTGTTAGGTATGACTTTTAAGAATTAGGCTGAAAATCATTTACACCCTAATTCTACATTAAAATCCAAACTCCAcactcaattttaaaaaataattattttaaactcaTGCAAAAATTAGctatacatgaaaaaaaaatatgaggtACTATACACAAAGTTAATGTATACATTTTTCTTGCTAATACGTCGCGACATCAGTAAAAGCAAAAGATATAGGTAATAAGTAGATACGAAATGCTACTTGTGATTTGTTTCCCTACTGCTAGAAAAGTAATATCTCTCATTTATAATGAAcctattttctaaaataaactGTTCCAAAACTGAAAAAATCAATAACATACACCATAGTTAATATGTGGCTTTTGTTACAAAAATAGAATATGCAATAGCAGATAGTGagttttcaagttcaaatattGTTCCAATGGGCATGATCATATATCAGGGAAATACTAATCAAGCTTTGATTGTAGTTGCAATATCACTCGGGGCGCGGTGGGGGTGGGGTGTTGTTTCTACATGTGTAATGGCACAAGAAATACAACATAGTTGCACTAAGATAAAATAACATGCACATCCATTTTGTGTCTTTCTATACAGTAAAGTTGTAGCTAATCAAATATTTTCACTTTCAAATGCCTAAGCTGTGTCCTCCAGCAACAAACACCAGCATGCAATGTATTCATCCTCCATACATTCTTTAAACATTGCAGGAAACTGCATCTAGTAAAGAGTACGACCATGCTCCTCACCGTTGTTCTGTGCCAGTACAATTGTTTAAATTGTTTCACAATATTTTACACGCTGCAATACAGAATACAAACAAATGAGCCAAAAGAGACGAGTatgaaacatggaaaatcacaTAAAACTGGAAAATACATCTTTGCGCGACATGAGAATCTCAACATTATCACATCAATCATTCAGAAGAAACATAAAACTACAAATATACAAGAGTCAATAGAGATATGAAACATGAGATATCACAAGAACTGAACTATCACCACACCAGCATCTTAACATCACCACATGAAGGAAAACAGCACACTTGTACAGCAAGACTGATTGAGCGGAGGAACAAATAAAGCTGATATCTCTACCATACAATTTTCATTGACGGGTAGAAGCTAATGAGCTGTAGTGAAGTCCCCTTACAAATTTAGATACAAGTTATAAATCTTAAACAGTTAAAGCAACTGATGATTTCATAAGCTGATTGTACTGACTACATAGCTTGTCAATGAGAGGCTTAAAATTAGGTTGTCTTCTCATATAGGTAGAATGTAAATGCTGAGAATATACGACTATGGGTGCCAAGAACTGTTTGTGACGCCTCCCTCACAAACAAGTTCCCTGTTCTCCACAAATTGCAGTTTAAAATTTCTGCATGCCCTCATTCAATTCCATTGACATGCAAGATCATCAATCCACCATCTTAAATTACAACTCTTTGATGCAAAATAAGTTCTTATACCTTAAAAAACGTTATAAATTATTACTCAGTCTTAATGGACAAAATTCTGTTATATCTAGTTAAACTTTGTCCTTATATACTACATTTGTTTTTCTAGATATAGTTAATCAAACTTTAGCAAAGTGGAATACACTCCCATCCCCTTCCCCACTCTTGGCAGTTGATCTTCTTGTGACTATTTTCCCTATACTTCCACTAACTCTGCTACTGCAAAGCCTAAGAAAAATGGAGGCCAAGTTGACgaaagtaacaaaaaaataagGTAATCTGATATGTGGACAAAAAATTCCAGGCCAAATAGTTGCTAATACTATATTGGAAAGCCCCAAGAAACCAATTGAATCCTATCTGGAGAAATCCCAACCCCTACTAACTGATCCTTAAGTTTGGAAAGCACCAAAATTAATGAGGTGATTTTGGTTTTTAACATATTAACCCAATTTGCATAAGAACTGTGGCGACCAGTAAATTAGGAGACCGTAGAAAGAATAAGTCATATTGACAAAATCACAAATATAAAGTAAAAGGAGAAAACTCTGATATATAAAAGTGTCAAATCCAAATTATGAGTtcttaacaaaagaaatatCAGAGCTACCAGAAAACATTACCCACAGAACTCACCAAGCTACCTCACCTTccaattttcattctttcaagaaataaagcTTTTACATTCACTTCCATGGAAACATTCATTCCTGTCCAATTCTCCCGGCCAAACCTCCGCACCTTTATAAGAGTTTTAACTTGTTTTTAGCCAATCTGAAGGCATTATAAGTTAATTTATCAACATCTCATAATTTCTATTTCGATTTGATTAGCATAAGTGCATACTAGTGTCAAGCGAGTATATAATCATCAAAACTTATACAGCAATACCTGATTTCATCATTAAGGAGTTTAACTTATATGAGCTGATACCTAGCAAATAACCTGCTAAATCATTAGACTACTATAGTAAGAGTTTTAAATATAACCTAGATCTATATTCTAAACTAGTCAACACAATCTAACGAACagaaaatatgaatgaaatattCACAATAGATCAAAAGAGAGTTCATATAATCCTGCACAAGTAACAGGGCAAACAAGTGCGAGACATACAAAAGAAGTAAGACCAAGCTGCACAGGTAAGGAAATCCCAAATCATTAACTAAAAAGTGCAAACAGAGAGAGAAGACTCATAATCAAAAAAACTGTAGAGGAGTAGAAGAATCCTTACGTTGACTATGCGATTGTGATGAAGACATAGGGCAGAAAATAGCTCGTCCAATCATTGACAAAACAGAAACAATTCCAGCTAGATACAAAACCATAACGAACACAATAATCCAAGGCATCATGAAAAATCCAATGAAGAAGGTTACAGATCCACATAGCATCAAAGCCATGGAAATACCGAGAAGCAAGGAAGCAAAGCCGGCGGGAGTAATCTGCTGCATCGGCCTCACTGTCGGCAACTGTGTACTGCGTTGGATAACCGGTGACTGATCGGAAAACTCAAAGGGCGTAGTTGGAGATCGGAGGATATTGAAAATCAAAGTAGAAAGCTCATAAAGAAGCTTAGATTGTTGATCCTGTTGACTTCTCATCATGTTTGCtcaagtttttttgttttttttttcttctttgaggAGAAAAATAATAGAGTATGTTAAAAGGAGATGGATAATGCAAAAAACGAGGCAAGTGGATAAAATTTGTGATTAATTGGTATTTATCCAATCAAACAATTTATTGGAGGCGCTCTCTGACCCAAAAAGTGAAAAGACGCGGCGGTGCTATTCCGATCACTCATCACACCATTTACCTTctatctttaaaatttatttgaacgtagatataaaatcaaataaaatgtaaaattattttatccatatttaataaaatgaattattttttattggttaGTTTTCATTGTGATAGGATTAATACTCCTAGACTTATTGTGAGTAAGTTATGTTGAATAAGCTATATTACGAGAGTTATctaattatgtatatgataatttattcataaataataaataaataattttataataattcaatattataCATTTTATCTATGGATTATTATAACAATTAACAAACCTCACACTAAATGAATATTAAATTATCATCTAGGTGTTTGAAATTGTCTTTAAACATTATGATGTTAATTTTAAGATTAAACTATTACAACTACTCCTTATTCTCCGAAATACTTAATTCTCAAagaatttctttttctcttaattagCATGTCATgtcattaacatttttttaattcatttaagtaAAATCatagttttgttttttatttttttttttaaaagcagATTAGTTTATTAAGGAGAAATTTGTATGctgccaaaaatatttttgttacttgaactttatattattttccaAAATAGTTCATTCATGTTTTAAATATTGTTCATacagaatattttatttttttagaataataatacCACTCAACAAttactttttttctaaaaattactaaataccTTAAAAGTCTCATTTTATTCTAGTTGATACATTATGTCATTAAATCACccgtttaaaaaaataatagacatTTTGACTCATCCAACTTATATCTctattatacaaaatacaaatataaatttcgTAAAAATGTATGGagattacaaaaaaaatcacaaataatc
The window above is part of the Solanum pennellii chromosome 5, SPENNV200 genome. Proteins encoded here:
- the LOC107020940 gene encoding uncharacterized protein LOC107020940; this encodes MAALNMRYFIVEDNFCSLKSLNLEGLDEIKNKLTELEEFKTLKKHVDKTVIAGVASLVTIRETRIEAPKSKEFRDTETIYTKKIRQKEKEIEMSDWGPVLIAVVLFVLLSPGLLFQLPGRHKIVEFGNMQTSGLSVLVHTVLYFALITIFLIAIGVHIHTG
- the LOC107020938 gene encoding uncharacterized protein LOC107020938 isoform X1, whose product is MMRSQQDQQSKLLYELSTLIFNILRSPTTPFEFSDQSPVIQRSTQLPTVRPMQQITPAGFASLLLGISMALMLCGSVTFFIGFFMMPWIIVFVMVLYLAGIVSVLSMIGRAIFCPMSSSQSHSQRYLLGISSYKLNSLMMKSGAEVWPGELDRNECFHGSECKSFIS
- the LOC107020938 gene encoding uncharacterized protein LOC107020938 isoform X2, with the protein product MMRSQQDQQSKLLYELSTLIFNILRSPTTPFEFSDQSPVIQRSTQLPTVRPMQQITPAGFASLLLGISMALMLCGSVTFFIGFFMMPWIIVFVMVLYLAGIVSVLSMIGRAIFCPMSSSQSHSQRISSYKLNSLMMKSGAEVWPGELDRNECFHGSECKSFIS
- the LOC107020938 gene encoding uncharacterized protein LOC107020938 isoform X3, with protein sequence MMRSQQDQQSKLLYELSTLIFNILRSPTTPFEFSDQSPVIQRSTQLPTVRPMQQITPAGFASLLLGISMALMLCGSVTFFIGFFMMPWIIVFVMVLYLAGIVSVLSMIGRAIFCPMSSSQSHSQRYLLGISSYKLNSLMMKSDWLKTS
- the LOC107020938 gene encoding uncharacterized protein LOC107020938 isoform X4 — translated: MMRSQQDQQSKLLYELSTLIFNILRSPTTPFEFSDQSPVIQRSTQLPTVRPMQQITPAGFASLLLGISMALMLCGSVTFFIGFFMMPWIIVFVMVLYLAGIVSVLSMIGRAIFCPMSSSQSHSQRISSYKLNSLMMKSDWLKTS